A window of the Eleutherodactylus coqui strain aEleCoq1 chromosome 8, aEleCoq1.hap1, whole genome shotgun sequence genome harbors these coding sequences:
- the LOC136576820 gene encoding uncharacterized protein, translating into MPRANFVTSAQYAVERTPQYGALDDREQQLHQGCPAQERTPVNVRYLEQWLVRYRRTQEANLIRAGFTEGFRIPHNPSCSLRLSGNLKSARENKELVMEKLLKEVELCRMAGPFREPPFGNLRVSPLGLVPKKEPGKFRLIHHLSFPAGDSVNDGISKEQAAVSYASFDRAVYLVRRAGAGAMLAKADIESAFRLLPVHPDCFHLLGCRIEGYYFVDMCLPMGCSISCYYFEVFSSFLEWMLRFETGIPSVLHYLDDFLFVGPPESGVCGFLLASFQKLMRRAGVPLSAEKTVGPVTSLEFLGIEIDTREMVFRLPEEKIARLRQMVETVSTARKVTLHQMQVLLGLLNFACRVIPMGRAFSRRLSLATKGAREPHHFVRVTKEMRADLHIWKVFLETFNGQVICQREEVDNEEIGLVSDASGACGFGVIFGNRWCNSGWPEAWVERGWTRDIALLEIFPIMVAIELWGPVLANRSICFWSDNQTVVRAVNKQSSASKLVLAALRHLVLCCLQHNIKFKANHVPGHLNNKADALSRFQMSKFRELHPTADVEGVQTGQCGYWATHTYIGPKRGPEPGRWVPIWDKWTYACNGTAYEV; encoded by the exons ATGCCTCGTGCAAATTTCGTCACGAGTGCTCAGTATGCGGTGGAGCGCACTCCGCAGTACGGTGCTTTAGACGACAGAGAGCAGCAGCTACACCAGGGGTGCCCGGCGCAGGAGCGAACCCCGGTGAACGTCAGGTACCTGGAGCAGTGGCTCGTCAGGTACCGCAGGACGCAGGAGGCAAACCTAATTAGAGCAGGTTTTACGGAGGGCTTCCGCATACCGCATAACCCGTCTTGTTCCCTTAGGCTCAGCGGCAATCTAAAATCGGCCCGCGAAAATAAAGAAttagtgatggagaagttactgaaGGAGGTGGAATTGTGTCGGATGGCGGGCCCATTTCGGGAACCCCCATTCGGGAACTTGCGGGTTTCGCCTTTGGGTCTGGTCCCGAAGAAGGAACcgggcaagttccggcttatccatcatttaTCGTTTCCGGCAGGAGATtcagtcaacgacgggatttcgaAAGAGCAAGCGGCAGTGTCGTACGCGTCTTTCGATCGGGCTGTGTATCTAGTGCGACGGGCCGGAGCTGGCGCAATGTTAGCCAAGGCTGACATTGAATCGGCGTTCCGTTTGCTGCCGGTACACCCCGATTGTTTCCATCTTTTGGGGTGTAGAATAGAAGGTTACTATTTTGTCGACATGTGtttaccgatgggatgctcgatttcgTGCTATTATTTTGAGGTTTTCAGCTCGTTCTTAGAGTGGATGCTTAGATTCGAGACGGGCATCCCTTCGGTCTTGCATTATCTTGACGATTTTTTATTCGTGGGGCCCCCCGAATCAGGCGTATGTGGTTTTTTGTTGGCATCTTTTCAGAAGCTGATGAGAAGAGCAGGCGTCCCTCTGTCGGCGGAAAAAACGGTCGGGCCAGTGACATCTTTGGAGTTCTTAGGTATCGAGATCGATACTAGGGAGATGGTTTTTCGTTTACCGGAGGAAAAAATCGCGCGGTTGCGTCAAATGGTGGAGACGGTTAGTACGGCGCGGAAAGTCACACTGCATCAAATGCAGGTGCTTCTGGGTCTGCTAAATTTTGCATGTCGGGTCATCCCCATGGGTCGCGCGTTTTCAAGGCGATTGTCGTTGGCAACGAAAGGGGCAAGGGAGcctcatcattttgtcagggtgacaaagGAAATGAGGGCGGATCTGCACATTTGGAAGGTTTTCCTCGaaactttcaatgggcaggtCATTTGCCAACGGGAAGAAGTGGACAATGAAGAGATAGGGTTAGTATCTGACGCATCCGGAGCCTGCGGTTTTGGTGTGATCTTTGGTAACAGGTGGTGTAACTCCGGGTGGCCGGAGGCCTGGGTGGAAAGAGGATGGACGAGAGATATAGCACTGCTGGAAATTTTTCCCATCATGGTCGCCATTGAACTATGGGGCCCGGTTTTGGCCAACAGAAGTATATGTTTTTGGTCTGATAACCAGACGGTGGTGAGAGCGGTGAATAAACAGTCTTCGGCTTCCAAACTGGTATTGGCGGCATTACGCCATTTGGTTCTGTGTTGCTTGCAGCATAACATAAAGTTCAAAGCAAACCATGTCCCAGGACACTTGAATAAcaaagctgacgctctttctcgattccagatgtcgaaattcagggagcttcacccgacggcggacgtcgagggg GTTCAAACTGGACAGTGTGGGTATTGGGCCACTCATACATATATTGGGCCGAAAAGAGGGCCAGAGCCAGGCCGATGGGTGCCCATCTGGGACAAATGGACGTATGCGTGCAATGGCACGGCATACGAGGTTTAA